From the Brachyhypopomus gauderio isolate BG-103 chromosome 5, BGAUD_0.2, whole genome shotgun sequence genome, one window contains:
- the eomesa gene encoding eomesodermin homolog a isoform X1: protein MQLESILPSASVSLPKTFYNLSSSESTSNSPGSTQIDFQEVDRAESEQNSGNKKYLSNGGTAMMGEGESDNFAGTKSAPDARKSSPVIGDDDLSSGRRYNIDELGSDRYFISSTQPSSDVTNPCSLFPYGGQTGTVYSGSNGSRYSTSLHYGSVLPPTGFSSAVCAGRSQFAPGYQFGQGPGCLYPSYPGAGAGIGSMSIPGSAAGARAQVYLCNRPLWLKFHRHQTEMIITKQGRRMFPFLSFNITGLNLTAHYNVFVEIVLADPNHWRFQGGKWVTCGKADNNMQGNKMYVHPESPNTGAHWMRQEISFSKLKLTNNKGANNNNTQMIVLQSLHKYQPRLHIVEVSEDGVEDISSETKTQTFTFPENQFIAVTAYQNTDITQLKIDHNPFAKGFRDNYDSMYTAPESDRLTPSPTDSPRSHQIVPGARYAMQPFFQDQFVNSLPQNHRLYGGGERTVPQTNGLLSPQADDPASAASATSAQRWFVGPVQQGGAPAKLDLSYDGDYSASGLLPYGIKPLPLQSPHALGYYPDSAAFASMAAAGWGSGRSSYQRKMATGLPWSPRPSPPAFPDDPLAPKDKLQDESGAAAGTSATWTLETPSGLKPVETGDAAAYSIACKRRRLSPGGSSTDASPTIKCEDLSAEDYGKEQAKGLGYYAFYTSP, encoded by the exons ATGCAGTTAGAGAGCATTCTCCCCAGCGCATCTGTCAGTTTACCCAAGACGTTTTACAACCTTTCCTCTTCAGAAAGCACTTCCAACAGCCCGGGGTCAACGCAGATCGACTTTCAGGAGGTGGACCGGGCGGAATCCGAACAAAATAGTGGTAACAAGAAATATCTAAGCAACGGGGGAACCGCGAtgatgggagagggagagagtgacaaCTTCGCTGGGACTAAAAGCGCTCCAGACGCCAGAAAAAGTTCCCCTGTAATCGGCGACGATGATCTATCCAGCGGCCGCCGCTACAATATCGATGAACTTGGCAGTGATCGATACTTCATCTCATCGACACAACCGAGCTCCGACGTAACAAATCCATGCTCTCTCTTTCCATACGGAGGACAGACCGGGACGGTGTACAGTGGATCTAACGGATCCAGGTACTCCACCTCTCTTCATTACGGTTCGGTCCTGCCACCGACTGGTTTCTCATCCGCTGTCTGTGCTGGTCGGAGTCAGTTTGCCCCCGGGTATCAATTTGGACAAGGTCCAGGGTGTCTTTACCCCTCGTATCCGGGAGCAGGAGCTGGTATAGGCTCTATGTCCATCCCAGGGTCTGCAGCAGGCGCGAGGGCTCAGGTCTACCTCTGTAATCGTCCTTTATGGCTGAAGTTCCATCGCCATCAGACGGAGATGATAATCACCAAACAGGGCAG GCGAATGTTTCCGTTCCTGAGTTTCAACATAACCGGACTCAACCTCACTGCGCATTATAACGTGTTTGTTGAGATTGTTCTCGCGGACCCGAACCACTGGCGATTTCAAGGCGGAAAATGGGTGACCTGCGGAAAGGCTGACAACAACATGCAAG GAAACAAGATGTACGTCCATCCGGAATCGCCGAATACGGGCGCGCACTGGATGAGACAAGAGATATCCTTCAGCAAGTTAAAACTTACCAACAACAAGGGTGCGAATAACAACAACACGCAG atGATCGTCCTGCAGTCTCTTCACAAGTACCAGCCCAGGCTGCACATTGTGGAAGTGAGTGAGGACGGTGTGGAAGACATAAGCAGCGAGACCAAGACCCAGACCTTCACTTTCCCTGAAAACCAGTTTATTGCAGTCACTGCCTACCAGAACACAGAC ATAACACAGCTGAAGATTGACCACAATCCTTTTGCCAAGGGATTCAGAGATAATTATGACTC gatgtACACTGCTCCAGAGAGTGACAGACTGACCCCCTCCCCGACAGACTCCCCGCGCTCACACCAGATCGTGCCGGGTGCCCGTTACGCCATGCAGCCGTTCTTCCAGGACCAGTTTGTCAACAGCCTTCCGCAAAACCACCGCCTGTATGGAGGGGGCGAGCGCACCGTGCCCCAGACCAATGGGCTGCTCTCACCACAGGCCGACGATCCCGCCTCCGCTGCCTCCGCCACCTCCGCCCAGCGCTGGTTCGTCGGCCCcgtccagcagggcggcgcccCTGCTAAGCTGGACCTGTCGTACGACGGTGACTACTCTGCGTCCGGTTTGCTGCCCTACGGCATCAAGCCTTTGCCCCTGCAGAGCCCCCACGCGCTGGGCTACTACCCCGACTCGGCCGCCTTCGCCTCCATGGCCGCGGCGGGCTGGGGCAGCGGGCGGAGCTCCTACCAGAGGAAGATGGCCACGGGCCTGCCCTGGTCACCCCGGCCCAGCCCGCCTGCCTTCCCCGATGACCCTCTGGCCCCCAAAGACAAACTGCAGGACGAGAGCGGGGCGGCGGCGGGCACCAGTGCCACCTGGACCCTGGAGACGCCGTCCGGGCTGAAACCAGTAGAGACAGGCGATGCTGCCGCGTACTCCATCGCCTGCAAGAGACGCCGGCTGTCGCCGGGGGGCTCTAGCACAGACGCCTCCCCCACTATAAAATGTGAGGACCTGAGTGCAGAGGACTATGGTAAGGAACAAGCCAAAGGCCTGGGTTACTATGCCTTCTACACCAGCCCCTAG
- the eomesa gene encoding eomesodermin homolog a isoform X2 gives MMGEGESDNFAGTKSAPDARKSSPVIGDDDLSSGRRYNIDELGSDRYFISSTQPSSDVTNPCSLFPYGGQTGTVYSGSNGSRYSTSLHYGSVLPPTGFSSAVCAGRSQFAPGYQFGQGPGCLYPSYPGAGAGIGSMSIPGSAAGARAQVYLCNRPLWLKFHRHQTEMIITKQGRRMFPFLSFNITGLNLTAHYNVFVEIVLADPNHWRFQGGKWVTCGKADNNMQGNKMYVHPESPNTGAHWMRQEISFSKLKLTNNKGANNNNTQMIVLQSLHKYQPRLHIVEVSEDGVEDISSETKTQTFTFPENQFIAVTAYQNTDITQLKIDHNPFAKGFRDNYDSMYTAPESDRLTPSPTDSPRSHQIVPGARYAMQPFFQDQFVNSLPQNHRLYGGGERTVPQTNGLLSPQADDPASAASATSAQRWFVGPVQQGGAPAKLDLSYDGDYSASGLLPYGIKPLPLQSPHALGYYPDSAAFASMAAAGWGSGRSSYQRKMATGLPWSPRPSPPAFPDDPLAPKDKLQDESGAAAGTSATWTLETPSGLKPVETGDAAAYSIACKRRRLSPGGSSTDASPTIKCEDLSAEDYGKEQAKGLGYYAFYTSP, from the exons AtgatgggagagggagagagtgacaaCTTCGCTGGGACTAAAAGCGCTCCAGACGCCAGAAAAAGTTCCCCTGTAATCGGCGACGATGATCTATCCAGCGGCCGCCGCTACAATATCGATGAACTTGGCAGTGATCGATACTTCATCTCATCGACACAACCGAGCTCCGACGTAACAAATCCATGCTCTCTCTTTCCATACGGAGGACAGACCGGGACGGTGTACAGTGGATCTAACGGATCCAGGTACTCCACCTCTCTTCATTACGGTTCGGTCCTGCCACCGACTGGTTTCTCATCCGCTGTCTGTGCTGGTCGGAGTCAGTTTGCCCCCGGGTATCAATTTGGACAAGGTCCAGGGTGTCTTTACCCCTCGTATCCGGGAGCAGGAGCTGGTATAGGCTCTATGTCCATCCCAGGGTCTGCAGCAGGCGCGAGGGCTCAGGTCTACCTCTGTAATCGTCCTTTATGGCTGAAGTTCCATCGCCATCAGACGGAGATGATAATCACCAAACAGGGCAG GCGAATGTTTCCGTTCCTGAGTTTCAACATAACCGGACTCAACCTCACTGCGCATTATAACGTGTTTGTTGAGATTGTTCTCGCGGACCCGAACCACTGGCGATTTCAAGGCGGAAAATGGGTGACCTGCGGAAAGGCTGACAACAACATGCAAG GAAACAAGATGTACGTCCATCCGGAATCGCCGAATACGGGCGCGCACTGGATGAGACAAGAGATATCCTTCAGCAAGTTAAAACTTACCAACAACAAGGGTGCGAATAACAACAACACGCAG atGATCGTCCTGCAGTCTCTTCACAAGTACCAGCCCAGGCTGCACATTGTGGAAGTGAGTGAGGACGGTGTGGAAGACATAAGCAGCGAGACCAAGACCCAGACCTTCACTTTCCCTGAAAACCAGTTTATTGCAGTCACTGCCTACCAGAACACAGAC ATAACACAGCTGAAGATTGACCACAATCCTTTTGCCAAGGGATTCAGAGATAATTATGACTC gatgtACACTGCTCCAGAGAGTGACAGACTGACCCCCTCCCCGACAGACTCCCCGCGCTCACACCAGATCGTGCCGGGTGCCCGTTACGCCATGCAGCCGTTCTTCCAGGACCAGTTTGTCAACAGCCTTCCGCAAAACCACCGCCTGTATGGAGGGGGCGAGCGCACCGTGCCCCAGACCAATGGGCTGCTCTCACCACAGGCCGACGATCCCGCCTCCGCTGCCTCCGCCACCTCCGCCCAGCGCTGGTTCGTCGGCCCcgtccagcagggcggcgcccCTGCTAAGCTGGACCTGTCGTACGACGGTGACTACTCTGCGTCCGGTTTGCTGCCCTACGGCATCAAGCCTTTGCCCCTGCAGAGCCCCCACGCGCTGGGCTACTACCCCGACTCGGCCGCCTTCGCCTCCATGGCCGCGGCGGGCTGGGGCAGCGGGCGGAGCTCCTACCAGAGGAAGATGGCCACGGGCCTGCCCTGGTCACCCCGGCCCAGCCCGCCTGCCTTCCCCGATGACCCTCTGGCCCCCAAAGACAAACTGCAGGACGAGAGCGGGGCGGCGGCGGGCACCAGTGCCACCTGGACCCTGGAGACGCCGTCCGGGCTGAAACCAGTAGAGACAGGCGATGCTGCCGCGTACTCCATCGCCTGCAAGAGACGCCGGCTGTCGCCGGGGGGCTCTAGCACAGACGCCTCCCCCACTATAAAATGTGAGGACCTGAGTGCAGAGGACTATGGTAAGGAACAAGCCAAAGGCCTGGGTTACTATGCCTTCTACACCAGCCCCTAG